The DNA window ACCAGCCGATAAAAAGGGGTATGAACGTGGCGACGAAAAAGGGTACCCTGCTTGCCTGGACCCACGCCTTCAGGGCATCGCCTGTCATGATGCCCCTTCCTCCGGTTTCGTCCCAACATGCAGGTATGTGACACCAAGGGTAAGGGGATATTTCATCACATTTACCATGCCGGCTTTTTCCATCATGGCCGCGAAGGCATCGGGCTGGGGAAAGTTCATGATCGAATCGGCAAGATAATGGTATGCCGCCGGATTGGGAGAGAACCGTTTCGCGAGGCGCGGAAGGATATGATTGAGATAGATGTGATACATGAACTTGAAGATGCGGTTTTGTATGAAGGTCATCTCGAGGACCATGACGGTGCCGCCCGGGACGGCGACACGGAGCATTTCCCTCAAGGCCCTTTCGCGGTCGGGGATGTTCCTGATGCCGAAGGCGACGGCGACGACATCGAAGGAATTGTCGCAGAAGGGAAGCTCCAGGGCGTCGCCCTGCATGAGGGTGACGCGCCGGTCAAGCCCCTTCCTTTTAACTTTATCTCGTCCCAGATCGAGCATCTCGAAGACGAAATCGACGCCGGTAACGTTGATACGGCTGTGCCTGCGAGCGGCGTCAATGGAAAGGTCTGCGGTGCCGCAGGCGACATCGAGAAATCTCCAGGTGTTGAAGAAACGCATTTTTTTCACGGTGAAGCGGCGCCATGCGATATCACGTCGCAGGCTCAGAAAGTGATTGAGGAAATCATATTTCCCGGTGATGGTGGAGAACATCTCTTTCACCATGCCGATGCGCTCTTTCTCCGATACGGCGCGTACCGATGGATATTTGCTGTCTACAGGCTTTTCCATTTACAGAATTTCCTTTCAAGAAGCTCGAATATTTCGTACATGACGATGCCGATAATGGACAGGGAGATGATGCCCACAAACATTGTGGTATATTCGGCGCGCCCCCAGGAATCGATGATGTAGAAACCGAGGCCTTCGCTCGTCGCGATCGATTCGACGAGAAAGAGGACCGCCACCGCTGTTCCCACACCGATGCGCAGCGACGTGAAGATGCCGGGCAGGCTTACAGGCCAGACAACATGGAAGAAGAAATCGAACTTGCTTCCGCCTAAGGATGTCAGGGAATAAACGATCTCCTTCTCGATCTTGCGCGCACTGTCACGGGTGGTGATAAGGAGCTGAAAGAATATGATCATCGTGAGGAGGACGATCTTTCCCGTATCCCCCAGGCCGAAGAGGACGAAGATAACGGGCATGAGAACCACCTTCGGGATGGGGTATCCGAGATAGATAAGCGGCGCAAAGAGCCTGTCGAGCTTTTCGTTGCTGCCAAGGATGAGCCCGGCCGGTACGGCAAGAATGAAGGCGAAAAAGAGTCCGGCAAGGAGCCTGAGCACGCTCGCCTCGACGTGGATCCAGAAGGCTCCCGTCGCTATCTCCTCGAAACCGCGCGCGAACACCTTGAGGGGGTCCGGGAGGATGTTGCTGCCAAGCAGCAGGGAAAGGACATACCACAGGAAATAGATAAAGAGGATCGTGGCCGCGTAAATGGCTATGGTCCTTCTTTTCATTCGAGACTCTCCAGGATACGCCTGAGCTGGCCGGTACGCTCAAAGAAAGCCGGATCGTTCCGGTATTCGGCGCTGCCCATCCCCGGATTGTCCATGACGGCGCTGATCCCTTGGGCGTTATTGTCGAGGACAATGATCCTTCGCCCCAGGAAGACAGCTTCCTCGATATTGTGGGTTACAATAATGAAACTGAACCTGCGCTGGGCGAAGACAGCAAGAAGGTTGTTCTGGAGCCTCTCCCGCGTGACGGTGTCGATGGCGGCGAAGGGTTCATCGAGAAGCAAAAGGAGCGGGTTCAGAAGCAGCGCCCTGGCGAGGGCGACACGCTGGCGCTGGCCGCCGCTCAACTGGGCCGGGTAGAGATAATCCAGCCCTTCGATGTCAAGGTCCCTTTTCACAAAATCCAGCCTTTTTTGGGGCACCGTGATACCCTGGAGCCGTGCGCCCAGAGTGATATTGGCGTCCACCGTTTTCCACGGAAAGAGCCCGTAGTGCTGGAGCACAAGGGCGATTCTGCGCTCCGGGGCTGACAAGGGGTTGTTTTTGAAGATGATGGTGCCCGTTGTCGGCGGGAGGAGTCCCGCAATGGCGAGTAAAAGGGTTGTCTTACCGCACCCCGACGGGCCCACAATGGCAAGGCAGTCGCGAAAAGAAAGTCCAAGGTCGATCCCGTGGAGGACCGTCTTTATCTGGTTCTCATTTTGAAAAGTCTTACCGAGCCCCTCTATGGAGAGGAACCTACCGGATGTAGCCATCTGCCACCAGGTCTTTGTATGAAAGATCCTTTTTGACGATCTGTTTCTCCCTGAGCCAACGATAGACATCCATGACTTGCACCTGCGCCGGGGTAGTCACTTTGGGGAAGTGTGGTATAGGGAAAGATTTCTGGAGAGCCTCGGGGACCTTACAGGCCTTGTTCATTATCCCCCGCACCTCGTCGGGATGCCTGTTTATGTAGTCAGAGGCCTTATCGATGGCTGCAAGAAATGTTTTCACAACGGCAGGGTTATTATTCAGAAAATCGGTGTTGAAGGCAAGCACCGTTGCCGAGATCCCGTAACCTCTGTCGTCGGCGAGGGCCTTCGCCCCCTTTGTTTCGGCAAGCGTTGCCAGGGGTTCGGGCAGAAGCGCCCCGGGGACCTGCCCGGAAAGGAGCATCTGGAGACGGATGGGTATGCTCTTGATATCGACGAGTTTGATGGATTCGCGGGGGATCTTCTTTGCCGCCAGAAGCCGAACAATGAGATATTCCGCTATGGTATTGGAACCTGTGGCTATCCCCGACCGCGCGACTGCCGCCAGGTTCTGGTCTTTTGCCTTTGGTGACGCAAGGACGGCGAACATGCGCCGGTCGGCGGTGGTGTTGAAGTTTGTCGCCACCATCTTGATCTTTGTTTCATTGGCCGCAAGGACCGCCGGGGTCATGATATCGCCGAAATACCCGACGATCTGTCCCGAGGTGAAGGCGATGTCCTTTTCCATTGCGGAATTGAAGAGAGTGACCTCGACGTTCAACCCCTGCTCCTTGAAGAACCCTTTTTCCGAGGCGACAAAGAGCGGCAGGGACTGCAGCACGGGAATGGTGCCGAACTTGAAGGCCCGGGGCTTTTCGGCCGCCTGAAGGCTGACGGTGAAGAAAAGAACAAGAACAAGAATGGAGACAATAGAAAATTTTACCGGTTTCATAGCGGTTTCCCTGACCCCCTTACATTAGTTTGGTCTATTAGTCTATTGCGCCAAAGGGGATTTTTCAATGAAATTAAGAGAAACAGAACCCGCGGAACATTAATGACCAATGACCAAATTACAATAACCAGAGAAAAAGACAATAACCAAATCTCAATGACCAAACTCAAACCAGATGAAACGGGTTTTTGTTTCTTGACTATTGATTATTTTCTGGTTATTGGAATCTGGTCATTGGTTATCATATTTTTCCTCACGGCCACTGGTTGCCCGGCCTTGCCCAATCGTACATGTTGTATTTGCCCATGGGAATCTCCGACATGGACGTGTAGGCGAGCCATTCCTCGTCCCCATCCACTTTTTTTAACTCCGGATGGGTGGACATATGGGTTTGGTGCATGTTGGGGTCAAAATAATATTGCGGTTCCGCCGTGTCGGGCAGGCCGTCGCTGTCGCTGTCCGCGGCCTGGATGGCCGGCAGGCTCTTGCCGTACCTGAAATTGTGATAGCACTGCCAGTGTACGAATTCATGAATGACAGCCGTGGCGAAGGTGTCTATGTTCCTGCTGGTCTGCCAGCCGAGGTGATAGGGCGTCTGCAGGCTCAGGACGGGGAAACGATTCTGAAACTGTGCCCCAAGCCTGGCAAGGTTGCACACGTGGATGGTTGCGTGCCCGGCGCCGGGCGTGAACTGGGCGGGAACCGTGGGATGCACGCACTGGTCATAGGTGTTCCCCCCGTATTCTATGTTGACCAGCTGTCCGCGGGGCCTGGCCGCCGGTGTCTGCTTCCAGTAGTAGAACCAGTTGGGATATTGCCCGTCGGGATTGTTCTTCAGGTCCCGGGGGTAGAAGAACTGGACCTCCCGGGTCTCCGTCGCCGTGCAGGTGCCCACCTTCAGGGTTGCCGTCACCTTCTTCTTGCCGAATTGGCTGTTGTCTTCCGGCATCTTTTCATAAATGACATCAACCCTTTTGCCCCTGGGCGCTCCCTGGGATATCTTGCGTGTTACGCCTTCCATCTCGGGGACCGTCCATTCGACGGAGTCGCCATACTGCTCCGGCTTTGTCTTCGCCTCCAGAATAAGCTCGAGGGTCGGTGGCTGCTGAGAGCTGTAGACATAGCGGCTCCTGTCCGCGGGTGTGATGATCGTGAGCTCTATCGGATCCTTCGGTCCCTCGGCGATGACCCCGCTCAGGACCGGCTCGGCAGGGTTTTCCAGGTGGAACTTCCAGGTCATGGTGCTGCCCGTGACCCTGCCGTGCCATGGCACGGTCCTCTCCATACGCACCTGGTTGCTTATCACCTCGAGGAACATTGTGTCGGAGACACTGCGGCAGTGCACGACATTGCCGCCGGCAGTGCACGTGGAATGCATCTTGATCCCGTTGCCCAGATCATGGACGTCATTGGTGGCTATGGCCACACCCAATGCCCATGGGTAGGTCGTGATCTGCTCGAAGAGGTCGATCTTCCAGCGGCCGTTGTGACCGGACCCGCCGCCGACCTTGTGGGCCTGAAGGCGTTCCGTATAGGTGACGCCCATGTTTACCGTGGTTCCTTGCATCACAACGCTGTACCGCGGGCACTGCGCCCGTGCTCCGAAGGCGC is part of the Syntrophorhabdaceae bacterium genome and encodes:
- the ubiE gene encoding bifunctional demethylmenaquinone methyltransferase/2-methoxy-6-polyprenyl-1,4-benzoquinol methylase UbiE — translated: MEKPVDSKYPSVRAVSEKERIGMVKEMFSTITGKYDFLNHFLSLRRDIAWRRFTVKKMRFFNTWRFLDVACGTADLSIDAARRHSRINVTGVDFVFEMLDLGRDKVKRKGLDRRVTLMQGDALELPFCDNSFDVVAVAFGIRNIPDRERALREMLRVAVPGGTVMVLEMTFIQNRIFKFMYHIYLNHILPRLAKRFSPNPAAYHYLADSIMNFPQPDAFAAMMEKAGMVNVMKYPLTLGVTYLHVGTKPEEGAS
- a CDS encoding ABC transporter permease; this encodes MKRRTIAIYAATILFIYFLWYVLSLLLGSNILPDPLKVFARGFEEIATGAFWIHVEASVLRLLAGLFFAFILAVPAGLILGSNEKLDRLFAPLIYLGYPIPKVVLMPVIFVLFGLGDTGKIVLLTMIIFFQLLITTRDSARKIEKEIVYSLTSLGGSKFDFFFHVVWPVSLPGIFTSLRIGVGTAVAVLFLVESIATSEGLGFYIIDSWGRAEYTTMFVGIISLSIIGIVMYEIFELLERKFCKWKSL
- a CDS encoding ATP-binding cassette domain-containing protein translates to MATSGRFLSIEGLGKTFQNENQIKTVLHGIDLGLSFRDCLAIVGPSGCGKTTLLLAIAGLLPPTTGTIIFKNNPLSAPERRIALVLQHYGLFPWKTVDANITLGARLQGITVPQKRLDFVKRDLDIEGLDYLYPAQLSGGQRQRVALARALLLNPLLLLLDEPFAAIDTVTRERLQNNLLAVFAQRRFSFIIVTHNIEEAVFLGRRIIVLDNNAQGISAVMDNPGMGSAEYRNDPAFFERTGQLRRILESLE
- a CDS encoding ABC transporter substrate-binding protein, giving the protein MKPVKFSIVSILVLVLFFTVSLQAAEKPRAFKFGTIPVLQSLPLFVASEKGFFKEQGLNVEVTLFNSAMEKDIAFTSGQIVGYFGDIMTPAVLAANETKIKMVATNFNTTADRRMFAVLASPKAKDQNLAAVARSGIATGSNTIAEYLIVRLLAAKKIPRESIKLVDIKSIPIRLQMLLSGQVPGALLPEPLATLAETKGAKALADDRGYGISATVLAFNTDFLNNNPAVVKTFLAAIDKASDYINRHPDEVRGIMNKACKVPEALQKSFPIPHFPKVTTPAQVQVMDVYRWLREKQIVKKDLSYKDLVADGYIR